The nucleotide window TATGCCAAACGGTGGTGACCTGGTGATCAGCTGCCGTGAGATGGCAAATCACCATGTATCCATTACGATCGAAGACACAGGATGCGGTATGACTCCACAGCAATTAGCCAAAATCGGGGAGCCTTATTTTTCAACCAAGGCCGAAAAAGGCACGGGTCTCGGGATGATGGTCGTGAATAAAATCATACAGGAAATGGGCGGCACAGTGGAAGTAAAAAGCAAACTAAACGAAGGCACCAAATTCAAGATCACATTACCGCTTTATAACGTGTAAAACGGGAGATGTAAAATTCTCCCGTTTTGTCATTCCTCTATTAAATTCAAGACTGGTACGTCTCTCTCAACTTCCGGTTCTGATTTTGAATAAATCCTCGCCATCTTGGTTTTTTCATCAATATGCTGGATGATGATTGACATCCCATCATAAGTAACATTAATCATTTCTGCTGACTCAACAATTTCTTTTGCCCGGTCTACATTCAT belongs to Mesobacillus subterraneus and includes:
- a CDS encoding H-type small acid-soluble spore protein; the protein is MNVDRAKEIVESAEMINVTYDGMSIIIQHIDEKTKMARIYSKSEPEVERDVPVLNLIEE